The genomic stretch ACTATCTTTTTTATCAAGGGGATATTACAAGTACTATATTTCTTGTGAAATCAGGAAAACTTAAACTTGTGCAAAGTGCTGAAGATGGACATGAAACAATTCTGGATATCTGTGGTCCCGGTGAGGTACTAGGTGAGTTGTCGCTATATCAAGAACAAAAGGAATGTTCTAGCGCGTTAGCCATGGAAGAGGCTTGCATCTGTTGCTTTAGTAAAATGCAATTTGAAATGTTAATTAAGAAAGATCCTTCTTTTGCCTTAAGGATAATTGATTACCTTGGGCAAAAGCGTTATGCCAATATGAATTCAGATAAGGAAACTAGACGAACTGTAAAAGAAAGATTATTAGGTCTATTTTATAACCTTGCCAACCAATATGGGAAAAAGCTGCCAAACGCGACAATGATCGATTTAATAATTACGCAGCAGGAATTAGCTGATATGATTGGTTCTTCACGGGTAATGGTCATTCAGGCCCTTAATGAGTTAAAAGAAGCCAAAATAGTCGACCGCACTAACAGATATTACATATTAAAAGATGACCCTTGTCTTAGTACGCACATATTTAAATAATAGGGTCAAGCAGCTACTTCTCTGATTTTTAGGTATGGAAATTCAATATGACTAACATGGGGTAAATCAGCCAATGATTTTCAATATTCCAGTAAAGCTCCCGAGTCGCCATATCCTTTACTCCCCTTCCCATATCTCTAATTCCATACCGATACTTTTAACTCCCAACCCTAAGCAATAACCCTCAATAAATCTTTTCATTTCTCTATATTCGCAATATTCTGATATCTAATGGTCTAGGGCACTGTCCTTCGACAGCACCCAAGCCATTATTTATTTACTCCCTGCTGATTAAGGTGAACTCCCGCTTACAAGGTGCTTATGAGGGTGAGTTCCGCTCTATGCAGGTCCTATTCGTTGACTAATTTTTTGAATTCTTCGGTAAGAAGTGGTACGACTTCAAACAAATCTCCGACAATCCCGTAGTCAGCAACATTGAAAATGGGGGCATCAGGATCTTTGTTAATCGCAATAATAACTTTGGATGCTCCCATGCCAGCGATATGCTGAATAGCTCCACTGATCCCGCAAGCAATATACAAGGTGGGGGCTACAATACTACCTGTCTGTCCGACTTGGAATTGATTGTCGATCCAACCTGAATCTACTGCTGCTCTAGAGGCTCCTACAGCTGCTCCCACAACATCAGCTAATGCCTCAAGGATGGTAAAATTTTCTTTGGCTTTCATCCCACGCCCACCCGAGATAACGATATCTGCTTCCGTAAGTGCCGGACGGCTGGTAATGATGAGGGCAACATCTTTCAAAATGACTTTCAGATCAGCTGGGTCAATGTCCACAGTTGCTTCAATAACTTCAGCTTGTCGTGACGAATCCGGTTCAGATGCAACAAAAGATTTAGCTCTCACCGTTGCAAGAAGTGGCGTACTTTCAATTTCTACGAGACTAAAAGCACTGCCGGTGTAGACTGGTCGCTTGAACAGAAGAAATTTATCTTGGTCCTGTTCAATATCGACAATGTCTGAGGCTAGACCAACTCCTAAGCGTTGAGCTAAGCGGGGGGCAAGGTCTTTAGCAAGAGCAGTATGCCCTAACAAAAAGGCTTTGGGCTCTTCCTTACGAAGCAACTTCGTGAGGGCAGAGGTGTAAGCACCTGTCGTATACTGAGCTAATTGGGGTGAGTCTAACAGGTAGACTTGATCCGCTCCATACTCAGCAACTTCCTTTGTCAGATTGGCGATATTTTCGCCTACGATGACCGCCACAAGAGGCTCACCTTTTTGATCAGCAATTTTACGTCCTTGACTCAATAGTTCAAAGGATATTTTGCGAATCTTTCCTGCGGCTTGTTCAACAAATATCCATATTCCCTTTGACATAGTACTCGCTCCTTTACTTTGTTCATCACTCGATTAGAGAACTTTTGCTTCTTCACGCAGCAAGCGTGCTAAGAGACTCGCCGCTTCAGCAGCTTCTCCAGGAAGCTTTTTGCCCCCTTGTCTTGGGATGGGTAAAGTAAATTTCAAGACTTTCGCCTGAGCTGTCAAATTGGAAGGATCAAGTCCCAAATCACTCAATTTGAGTACAGTTAATGGTTTCTTTTTCGCTTTCATAATTCCGGCGACCGATGGATAACGGACTTCATTAATTCCTTGAACTACCGTGATCACTGCTGGCAGTGTTACTTCAAGAGTTGCCAGTCCGCCGTCGATGACCCGCTTGGCCGTGGCAAGACTTTCCTCAATATCGAGTTTAGTGATACTGCTCAGAGAAGGCAGCTCCATTTTCTCCGCCATGCGCACTGCAACTTGGGCTGAGCCGTTATCTGTATCCATTACTCCGGCAAGGATGATATCGTAAGTTAAGGTTTTCACTGCTTGGGCAAGGATTGTGGCAGCCATGCCTTCATCTACCTCACCTAATGCAGGGTCATTAATATGAAGAGCTTTATCGGCACCCATGGCTAAGGCGCTGCGAATTGCCGCTGTAGCTTGATCTCCCCCCAAAGTAACAATGGTTACCTCGCCACCAAATTTTTCCTTGATACGCAACGCCTCTTCGATGGCGTATTCGTCCAAGGGGTTGATGACCAAAGTGACTCCGTTGGTGTCAATTTTCCCTTGATTATTTAAGACAATTTTTGCTTCAGTATCTACGGTTTGTTTCATTAATACCACAATGTTCATAAGGTACCCCCTTGTTGGATTTCCATGGTGTTACTTCATTCCACTGGCTTACCTGATACGTCTTTTCTATTCCTTTAAAATATGGCTGGCAATAACGATTCGTTGTACTTCGCTGGTTCCTTCATAAATCTCAGTAATCTTGGCATCTCTCATCATACGTTCTGCAGGATATTCGCGGGTATAGCCATAACCTCCGTGGAGTTGCACAGCTTGAGTGGTAACCCACATAGCTGTTTCTGAGGCGTGAAGTTTAGCCATAGCCGAAGCTTTAGAAACAGGCTTATGCTGAGTAGCAAGATAAGCTGACTGATAAACAAGAAGACGAGCTGCCTCGATTTGAGTTGCCATATCTGCTAATTTGAATTGGTTTGCTTGAAATTGAGCAATAGGTTGACCAAACTGAACTCTCTCTTTGGCATAATTTTTTGCCTGTTCGTAAGCACCTTGGGCGATACCTAAAGCTTGAGATGCAATACCAATTCGACCAAAGTCTAAGGTTATCATGGCAATCTTAAATCCTTGCCCTTCTTGACCTAAGAGATTTTCAGCAGGAATCCGAACATTGTCAAATACCAATTCGTAAGTAGCCGAAGAACGAATCCCCATCTTCTTTTCTTTCTTACCAAAGGTAAAACCGGGCATTCCCTTTTCTAAAATGAAAGCAGCAATTCCTTTGTTTCCTTTGCTTTTATCCATTTGAGCGGTGACCACGTAAGTATCTGCCTCATAAGCATTGGTAATAAATATCTTAGAACCATTGATAACATACTCATTGCCATCTTTCACGGCAGTAGTTCTAGTTCCTGAAGCATCGGAGCCGGCCATCGGCTCAGTTAAACCAAAAGCACCCAACTTTTCCCCACTGGCTAAAGGTACCAAATACTTTTGCTTTTGCTCTTCAGTACCAAAAAGATAAATAGGATTTGCGCAGAGACTGGAATGGGCAGAAACTGTAACCCCTACAGAAGCATCAACTCTTGATAATTCTTCAACGGCAATAGCATAGGATAGATAATCTGCTTCTACCCCACCGTATTTTTCCGGAAAGGTGATTCCTGCTAAACCTAACTCGGACAGTTTGTTCCATATCTCGCGTGGGAATTCTTCTTTCTCATCCCGTTCTTCTGCACCAGCGGCACACTCATTCTCAGCAAAATCACGCACCATTTTCCTCATCATTACATGGTCTTCACTTAATTCAAACATCATAGTTTTCGACCCCTCTCAAATCTTTCTTTATCTATCTCTAACCTTAATAGGTATAGAAACCTCTACCTGTTTTACGTCCTAACCAGCCAGCTTTAACATATTTTCTTAACAAAGGGCAAGGACGATATTTATCGCCGAGTCCCTCATGGAGAACGTCACATATAGCAAGTACTGTATCAAGGCCGATTAAATCCGCTAAGGCCAAGGGCCCCATGGGATGATTAGCTCCCAGCTTCATTACATTATCAATAGCTTCTGGCTTAGCTATGCCTTCATTCAAAGTCCAAATCGCTTCATTGATCATAGGAATCAAGATACGGTTAGCAACAAACCCAGGGGCATCATTAACTTCTACCGGAGTTTTACCCATAGCGATACTTAAGGTTTCAATTTGGGTATACACTTCATCACTGGTAGCCAAGCCGCGAATAATTTCTACCAGCTTCATGACTGGGACGGGATTCATAAAATGCATACCAATCACTCTGTCGGGTCTCTTGGTACAGGCTCCAACTTCAGTAATCGGTAATGAAGATGTGTTGGAGGCTAAGATAGTATGTTCGGGACAAACCTCATCCAACTTTTTGAAGATTTCTCCTTTGATAGCCATATTTTCTATGGCCGCCTCAATGACTAAATCAGCATTTTTAGCGTCTTCAAGGTTAGAACTTTTTTGGAACCTCTCCAAAATATTGGTTTTTTCTTCTGAGGTTAATTTACCCTTTTCTACATTTCGGGCTAGGGTTTTCTCGATGTTCTTAAGGCCACGTTCAACGAATTCCTCCTTAATATCATTGAGAATGACTGTGTACCCCGCTTGAGCTGCTACTTGGGCAATTCCGGATCCCATCTGACCCGCTCCAATAACCATAATAGTTTTCATAAAACTCTCCCCCTCTAACTTAAATCACATTTCTTATTGGTTTAGAAATTACATACTGTAGATATGTTTTATTTCATAGAACTACGAGATGCAAGGTCGCAAGAGATTTGGACCTAGAATTATAATCGAAATTTTATGAATTATTCAACTATCATAGTATTTATGCAAATACCATGCCAAAATCCCAAGCGCTTGGGAATATACCTCTACAAATCCTTATACTGTCACGAATATTCTGAATAGTCACAATTGCGGGGATATTATGTACTTGTGGGCATTAGGTTTTGTGTCTATATTTTGAGACAGTAAATTATTGAGGAAAATGCGTAGATGCTTAAGTCGTCCATTTTAGATTCATATGTCTCATTTAAAGACACTGTCTCAAAAAAACACAGCCTCTCTGAGCAGAGATACTGTGTTTTTGTAAAGCTATTTAATATTATATTTAGCAAGCTTTTTATAAAGAACTGAACGGTGAATTCCTAGCATTCGAGCAGCATGAACTCTATTACCTTGAACACTAATCAACGTCTTCTGGATGATCTCACGTTCTACTTCTTGTAAAGTATGTTCTAATGTATGTTCTGCTTTGAAGGAGTATGAATCCACGAAACCAGGCAAAGCAAGGTGCTTAGTCTGAATCAAGGGTTCATCACAGACGACTATCGCTCGTTCTAAGATGTTTTCCAGCTCTCGTATGTTGCCCGGCCAATCATAAGAACTCAAATGGGCAAGGCTCTCCGGGGTATAACCTTGGATATTCGTTCCCAGTCGTTTATTCACCTTTTCTATGAGACTTTCAGAAATTAACCCGATATCTTCTTTGCGCTCTCTTAAAGGCGGTAACTCAATAGATAATACATTAAGCCGATAATAGAGATCGAGTCGAAATTCGTGTTCCATCACCATTCTGTGAAGGTCTCTATTTGTGGCGGCAATAATCCGGACATCAACTTTGATTGGCTCAGTCCCACCTAAACGCTCTAATTCACGCTCTTGCAGCACCCGCAATAACTTAGCCTGCATGACTATGGACATATCACCGATCTCGTCGAGGAAAATCGTTCCTTTATCCGCAAGTTCAAATTTACCCGGCTTACCACCTTTACGCGCCCCGGTAAATGCACCCTCTTCATAGCCAAATAGCTCTGATTCAAGAAGATCTTCCGGCAGGGCTGCGCAATTGACTTTAACCTAAATTCCACGTGTGTTTTTTATTAGCTTCAAAAATCACTATTTCACGAAGAATTTAGACTGCTTCTCACACATTGTAACATTATTTACAACCACCTTTCAATCATTTTTGATAAATCATTGATTTCATCTTTGCTGCAATGATACTTAATAAACTCTGCAAGTTATCCACAGAGCAACACTCAATTTTATTGATGATATTCTTATTATACCAGACATTTTTCATACACTCCCTTGTACGGATAGTTTTCCGACAACTTCATGATTACATATCTTGCGGTTTTGATTATTTTTGCTGCAAGAAATACATACTTCAAACGAAAGGTCTTTATTTGCTGTCTGTATTCTGAAGAGTCCAAGGAATCAAACTTGAACAACAAAAATAGGTTATATGAAAGCATCATCATTTGAAACACGGCTTCATTCGCCCAAAATGACTTTAGCAAGAGATGACCCACCGCCATGTCGTATTTGGCTTCTTTGATATAGTTTTCAGCATTACCACGCTTTTCATAGTATATAACTACTTTTTCAGAAAGCAAGGTAGTATTTGTTACAAAGAAAAAGTAGTCGTATTCGGAACCTTCTAAAAGTGATAATTGTGCTCTTTCTTTTTCTGGTTTCAGTACGCGAGATACGACAAATCTTCTGTCTTTTTCCCATTTAACTAATTTTGTATACAGTTCTGTAGTTTCTCTACCTTCTTCTCCTTTAACGAATACAATTGATGAATTCGTTGCTTGTGAGGTGAGTGTAGAATAACTTTTGGCTTTAATTAAATATTTGCATCCAAGAGATTCTATCGTTTCGATAATTTTTCATCAAAGTAGCCACTATCCATTCGAAATAAAATTTCTAAATCGTCTGATTTGATGTTAGCAACAATTTCTTTGATCATTTCCGCAGCACCGTTTGCAGTGTAAGTATTGCCACTTCTTACAAATCCGGTAACATATGCTTTTAATTCGTCGCAAAATGCAAATTGGATATTGTAGCATCGGTTTCCCAGTTTCTTAGGATTATATCCTTTTGACGCACCTTCTTGATGACCTTCTACGTTAATTACACTACTATCAATATCAATCGTAATGGATGTCAATTTACTTTTAGTGAGCAGTTTTTTAAAGACTTTAAAATTAATGTCTCTAAACATTTGGGTTGTCTTGAAGTTGAAGTTTCCTAGAAACCGTGACACTGTTTCAGGTTCTTTTACGGAAATATCAAACTCGTTGACGAGGGGATCATTTTGAAGTAGCTTTAGACGTTCTAACTTATCAATGCCAATGAAGTGACCGCAGAGCATGGTCTTTATATGATTCATCTTGATTTTATTTGTTGAGTCATTAT from Desulfitobacterium dichloroeliminans LMG P-21439 encodes the following:
- a CDS encoding Crp/Fnr family transcriptional regulator; the encoded protein is MKRCLICLEELDLFRGLEKEQITNLCQCTNKKRLSKGHYLFYQGDITSTIFLVKSGKLKLVQSAEDGHETILDICGPGEVLGELSLYQEQKECSSALAMEEACICCFSKMQFEMLIKKDPSFALRIIDYLGQKRYANMNSDKETRRTVKERLLGLFYNLANQYGKKLPNATMIDLIITQQELADMIGSSRVMVIQALNELKEAKIVDRTNRYYILKDDPCLSTHIFK
- a CDS encoding electron transfer flavoprotein subunit alpha/FixB family protein, encoding MSKGIWIFVEQAAGKIRKISFELLSQGRKIADQKGEPLVAVIVGENIANLTKEVAEYGADQVYLLDSPQLAQYTTGAYTSALTKLLRKEEPKAFLLGHTALAKDLAPRLAQRLGVGLASDIVDIEQDQDKFLLFKRPVYTGSAFSLVEIESTPLLATVRAKSFVASEPDSSRQAEVIEATVDIDPADLKVILKDVALIITSRPALTEADIVISGGRGMKAKENFTILEALADVVGAAVGASRAAVDSGWIDNQFQVGQTGSIVAPTLYIACGISGAIQHIAGMGASKVIIAINKDPDAPIFNVADYGIVGDLFEVVPLLTEEFKKLVNE
- a CDS encoding electron transfer flavoprotein subunit beta/FixA family protein, which gives rise to MNIVVLMKQTVDTEAKIVLNNQGKIDTNGVTLVINPLDEYAIEEALRIKEKFGGEVTIVTLGGDQATAAIRSALAMGADKALHINDPALGEVDEGMAATILAQAVKTLTYDIILAGVMDTDNGSAQVAVRMAEKMELPSLSSITKLDIEESLATAKRVIDGGLATLEVTLPAVITVVQGINEVRYPSVAGIMKAKKKPLTVLKLSDLGLDPSNLTAQAKVLKFTLPIPRQGGKKLPGEAAEAASLLARLLREEAKVL
- a CDS encoding acyl-CoA dehydrogenase, which gives rise to MMFELSEDHVMMRKMVRDFAENECAAGAEERDEKEEFPREIWNKLSELGLAGITFPEKYGGVEADYLSYAIAVEELSRVDASVGVTVSAHSSLCANPIYLFGTEEQKQKYLVPLASGEKLGAFGLTEPMAGSDASGTRTTAVKDGNEYVINGSKIFITNAYEADTYVVTAQMDKSKGNKGIAAFILEKGMPGFTFGKKEKKMGIRSSATYELVFDNVRIPAENLLGQEGQGFKIAMITLDFGRIGIASQALGIAQGAYEQAKNYAKERVQFGQPIAQFQANQFKLADMATQIEAARLLVYQSAYLATQHKPVSKASAMAKLHASETAMWVTTQAVQLHGGYGYTREYPAERMMRDAKITEIYEGTSEVQRIVIASHILKE
- a CDS encoding 3-hydroxybutyryl-CoA dehydrogenase; this encodes MKTIMVIGAGQMGSGIAQVAAQAGYTVILNDIKEEFVERGLKNIEKTLARNVEKGKLTSEEKTNILERFQKSSNLEDAKNADLVIEAAIENMAIKGEIFKKLDEVCPEHTILASNTSSLPITEVGACTKRPDRVIGMHFMNPVPVMKLVEIIRGLATSDEVYTQIETLSIAMGKTPVEVNDAPGFVANRILIPMINEAIWTLNEGIAKPEAIDNVMKLGANHPMGPLALADLIGLDTVLAICDVLHEGLGDKYRPCPLLRKYVKAGWLGRKTGRGFYTY
- a CDS encoding helix-turn-helix domain-containing protein, with the translated sequence MNKRLGTNIQGYTPESLAHLSSYDWPGNIRELENILERAIVVCDEPLIQTKHLALPGFVDSYSFKAEHTLEHTLQEVEREIIQKTLISVQGNRVHAARMLGIHRSVLYKKLAKYNIK